A region from the Methylocella sp. genome encodes:
- a CDS encoding cupin domain-containing protein: MNIRADFSQRVVVRPGDAEWTPSPQKGVDRLMLDRIGGEIARATSFVRFSPDSVFPHHTHGGGEEIFVMDGVLEDENGRYPTGTYIRDPIGSSHAPFSRQGCTLFAKLWQFAKDDCERIVIGDASRVWRDAAEGFALQPLHKFGEEITYLVRLAPGRPVNRRIDPRGEEILVLGGAFHDEQGSYAANCWIRDPGGREHSLVSEGGCTLFVKTGLRRPDVADMHHFKNRNAQG; encoded by the coding sequence ATGAACATTCGGGCTGATTTCTCACAGCGCGTCGTGGTTCGGCCGGGCGACGCCGAATGGACGCCCTCGCCGCAAAAGGGCGTCGATCGGCTTATGCTTGACCGAATTGGCGGAGAGATAGCCCGCGCGACGAGTTTCGTGCGCTTTTCGCCGGACAGCGTCTTTCCGCACCATACGCATGGCGGCGGCGAGGAAATATTCGTCATGGACGGCGTGCTGGAGGATGAAAATGGCCGCTATCCGACGGGAACCTATATCAGGGATCCGATCGGCTCCTCCCATGCGCCTTTCAGCCGACAGGGCTGCACGCTTTTCGCCAAACTCTGGCAGTTCGCCAAAGACGATTGCGAACGCATTGTCATCGGTGACGCGTCCCGCGTTTGGCGTGATGCGGCGGAGGGATTTGCGCTGCAGCCGCTACACAAATTCGGCGAGGAAATAACCTATCTCGTCCGGCTCGCTCCGGGCCGTCCGGTCAATCGGCGCATTGATCCGCGCGGCGAGGAGATTCTTGTTCTTGGCGGCGCTTTCCACGACGAGCAGGGATCATATGCCGCGAATTGCTGGATTCGCGATCCAGGGGGACGAGAGCATAGCCTTGTTTCGGAAGGCGGATGCACATTATTCGTGAAAACGGGCTTACGGCGGCCCGACGTCGCCGACATGCATCATTTCAAAAATCGGAATGCCCAAGGATAA
- a CDS encoding nitroreductase, translated as MNDTIELLRTRRSAPQATLAEPGPNARDIDTLLEIAARVPDHGKLAPWRFIVFEGAGRDRAGEIVGEVYARMNPGTDAKRLDYEKKRFSFAPLVIGVISRAGPRGKIPEWEQILSGGAVCMNLIVAANAEGFASVWVTEWYAYNREVLTRLGIAEHEKVAGFIHIGRNAEPREDRPRPALKEIVTRF; from the coding sequence ATGAATGATACGATTGAGCTTCTGAGGACAAGGCGCTCGGCGCCGCAGGCGACTTTGGCGGAGCCAGGTCCAAACGCCCGCGATATTGACACGTTGCTGGAGATCGCCGCTCGCGTTCCAGATCACGGCAAGCTGGCGCCCTGGCGGTTTATTGTTTTCGAGGGCGCGGGCCGTGACCGCGCCGGCGAAATCGTCGGTGAAGTCTACGCGAGAATGAATCCGGGGACCGACGCCAAAAGGCTCGATTACGAGAAAAAGCGCTTCTCCTTTGCGCCGCTGGTGATCGGCGTCATTTCCCGCGCGGGCCCGCGCGGGAAAATCCCCGAGTGGGAACAGATTTTATCAGGCGGCGCGGTCTGCATGAACTTGATCGTTGCAGCGAATGCGGAAGGCTTTGCTTCGGTCTGGGTGACGGAATGGTATGCCTACAACCGCGAGGTTTTAACCCGGCTGGGCATTGCGGAGCATGAAAAGGTGGCCGGGTTCATTCACATCGGACGCAACGCCGAGCCGCGCGAGGATCGTCCGCGTCCAGCGCTCAAAGAGATCGTCACAAGATTTTAG
- a CDS encoding YfhO family protein: MSFFDTTGNLAASASATHLRQGFSEATERFRAQAWTREASLFAVASLIGFYALALACWLLSETVVPWDSKNHFYPMFRFLGDALQRGEIPLWNPYHFAGHPAVADPQSLLFTPSMALFALIAPNASMQLFDAVIFAHLAAGGLCVLGLFRRWRWHPAGAVLAALIFMLGGAASSRLQHTGMIISYSFFPAALWSFEIALERRSYRFALLFGVCAALMALGRDQVAFLLCMVLVGRVIFAVVQSGRALAYLHGRLGVLAVGVIVIGCILVVPALLTMQFLGDSNRPGIAFGVAAAGSLAPVNLITLFVPNFFGSLDHLYDYWGPDYDTMPRADWTDRAVDYLFIGTLPILLIVWHGFGAGRLFACGIRFFLIIFGAAMLYALGRYTPFFGLAFDWVPGVSLYRRPADATFILNIALAFGAGYLLHRYVVEGIPTPFATLPKWLAFAFAAITALGIAVLIGSGLAFSLRESRVMTSLVQLGVAAVFCCAGVGLLIGLRSAKHRALAASLFVVLSGGEILWRNAASSLNAEPIDRYSVYAKMKPSEAAGIEILRKEIAAKTRDGEHPRVEILGLGGPWQNASMALKFENTIGYNPLRIDGYERAVGPGDNAGDPNLRHFPGTFRGYKCRLAALLGLEYLVLDRPLTRLPRHVPRPVATLIFSSDAMYIYKLGKAAPRVYFATKIKTVDSEQVLDEHVLPDFDRTRAVLIDQSSVADLRAVRDRVADEGFGATVAEAPDQSHASIAAYADNSVAIDVDADQAGIVVLHDLFYPGWQVKVDGKQQPVLHANILFRGVEVPAGRHRVEFEFHPLSFANLSAAVSTVLNRNRE; encoded by the coding sequence ATGTCGTTTTTCGATACAACTGGCAATCTCGCAGCTTCAGCCAGCGCAACTCACTTGCGCCAGGGATTTTCCGAGGCGACGGAACGATTTAGGGCTCAAGCCTGGACCAGGGAGGCGAGCCTCTTTGCCGTTGCCAGCCTTATCGGGTTTTACGCTCTGGCGCTGGCCTGCTGGCTGCTCAGCGAAACCGTCGTGCCGTGGGACTCCAAAAACCACTTCTATCCAATGTTTCGTTTTCTCGGCGACGCCTTGCAGCGCGGCGAGATCCCGCTCTGGAACCCCTATCATTTTGCCGGCCATCCGGCCGTCGCCGATCCGCAATCCCTGCTCTTCACGCCAAGCATGGCGCTATTCGCACTCATTGCGCCAAACGCCTCGATGCAACTCTTCGACGCGGTGATCTTCGCTCATCTCGCCGCTGGCGGCCTTTGCGTTCTCGGCCTGTTCCGGCGCTGGCGCTGGCATCCGGCGGGCGCCGTTCTCGCGGCGCTGATCTTCATGCTGGGGGGCGCCGCCTCCTCGCGGTTGCAGCATACCGGCATGATCATTTCCTATTCCTTCTTTCCCGCAGCGCTATGGAGTTTCGAGATCGCGCTGGAGCGTCGATCCTATCGTTTTGCGCTGCTGTTTGGCGTATGCGCCGCGCTGATGGCGCTCGGCCGCGATCAAGTCGCCTTTCTGCTATGCATGGTTCTCGTCGGACGCGTCATTTTCGCGGTGGTCCAATCGGGGCGGGCGTTGGCCTATTTGCACGGTCGGCTCGGCGTGCTGGCGGTGGGGGTCATCGTCATTGGCTGCATTCTCGTTGTTCCAGCGCTGCTGACCATGCAGTTTCTGGGAGACTCGAACCGGCCAGGCATTGCCTTTGGCGTCGCGGCGGCGGGTTCGCTCGCGCCAGTCAACCTGATCACCCTATTCGTCCCGAACTTTTTCGGCTCGCTCGACCACCTCTATGATTACTGGGGTCCAGACTACGACACCATGCCCCGGGCCGATTGGACGGATCGCGCCGTCGATTATCTTTTCATTGGCACGCTGCCGATCCTGCTCATTGTCTGGCACGGTTTTGGGGCGGGTCGTTTGTTTGCGTGCGGGATCCGTTTTTTCCTGATTATTTTTGGCGCGGCCATGCTGTACGCGCTTGGCCGCTACACCCCGTTTTTTGGTCTGGCGTTTGACTGGGTTCCGGGCGTATCGCTTTACCGTCGGCCAGCAGATGCGACGTTCATCCTCAACATCGCTCTGGCTTTCGGCGCCGGCTATCTGCTGCATCGTTACGTCGTCGAAGGGATCCCGACGCCCTTCGCGACCTTGCCGAAGTGGCTCGCCTTCGCGTTCGCCGCGATCACGGCGCTTGGGATCGCTGTTCTGATCGGCTCTGGCCTCGCCTTCTCCCTCCGTGAAAGCCGGGTGATGACTTCGCTCGTTCAGCTTGGGGTCGCCGCGGTATTTTGCTGTGCAGGAGTCGGCCTCCTGATCGGGCTGAGATCAGCCAAGCATCGAGCGCTGGCGGCCAGTTTATTCGTTGTCTTGAGCGGCGGTGAAATTCTCTGGCGCAACGCCGCCTCCTCGCTTAATGCCGAGCCGATTGATCGCTATAGCGTCTACGCGAAAATGAAGCCGAGCGAGGCGGCCGGCATAGAGATTTTGCGGAAAGAGATCGCAGCAAAGACCCGCGATGGCGAACATCCCCGCGTCGAGATTTTGGGCCTCGGCGGTCCCTGGCAGAACGCCTCGATGGCGCTCAAATTCGAGAATACCATCGGCTATAATCCTTTGCGCATTGACGGTTATGAGCGCGCGGTGGGCCCTGGCGATAACGCCGGCGATCCGAATCTGCGTCACTTTCCGGGCACGTTTCGCGGCTATAAATGCCGTCTGGCGGCGTTGCTTGGCCTTGAGTACCTGGTTCTCGACCGACCTTTGACGCGGTTGCCGCGCCACGTTCCGCGCCCGGTGGCGACCCTCATCTTTTCAAGCGATGCGATGTATATCTATAAGCTCGGCAAGGCTGCGCCGCGCGTCTATTTCGCTACGAAAATCAAAACGGTGGACAGCGAGCAGGTTCTTGACGAACACGTCCTCCCCGATTTCGATCGAACCCGTGCGGTTTTGATCGATCAGTCGAGCGTGGCTGATCTGCGCGCCGTGCGGGATCGCGTTGCGGACGAAGGGTTCGGCGCGACTGTGGCCGAAGCGCCCGACCAATCGCATGCCTCAATTGCTGCATATGCCGACAATTCTGTCGCGATTGATGTTGACGCTGATCAAGCCGGGATCGTCGTGCTGCACGATCTTTTTTATCCGGGCTGGCAAGTTAAGGTCGACGGCAAACAGCAGCCCGTGCTCCACGCCAATATTCTGTTTCGCGGCGTCGAAGTCCCCGCAGGCAGGCACCGGGTTGAATTCGAGTTTCACCCGCTTTCATTTGCAAATCTCTCCGCTGCGGTTTCAACCGTCTTAAATAGGAATCGGGAGTGA
- a CDS encoding acyl-CoA dehydrogenase, which produces MSYRAPIADLLFSMTYEAGAAQGLEDGVYADLADGVAKATLTEAAKFAENILAPLNRIGDKEGARLREGEVVTAPGWAPAYKQWAAAGWNAIAAPQAYGGMGLPTLLDTACTEIWNAANMAFSLCPLLTHGAIEALHSHGSEELKALYLEKLASGEWTGTMNLTEPQAGSDLSGLRTRVERQSDGTYKIFGSKIFITYGEHDMTDNIVHFVLARLPDAPPGTRGISLFLVPKFLVENDGSQGARNDVVCVSLEHKLGIHASPTCTMIYGERSGAIGWLVGEENKGLACMFTMMSNARLSVGVQGVAIAERAFQQAKAYARERRQGRALGDHAEPLSPIIAHPDVARMLMSMKAMTAAARAICCMTAHAIDLSLRAGDAEQRRIASARASLLTPVAKAFSTDIGNEVASLGVQVHGGVGFIEETGAAQFMRDARIAAIYEGTNGIQAIDLAQRKLPLQGGEAASREIADMRAVIADIEATKAEAFGAMGRRLEEAVDALERATAFMLAAGKTAPNDALAGATPYLRLFGLARGGAALARGALSAHRLAAENSDPALAARIATARFFAEHIASGARGLELAVTEGAASVHAGAFALM; this is translated from the coding sequence ATGAGTTATCGCGCGCCGATTGCCGATCTCCTTTTTTCCATGACCTATGAGGCAGGCGCGGCTCAAGGGCTTGAAGATGGCGTCTATGCTGATCTTGCGGATGGTGTCGCTAAAGCGACCCTGACGGAGGCGGCGAAATTCGCCGAGAATATCCTCGCGCCCCTGAACCGCATCGGCGACAAAGAAGGCGCGCGGCTACGTGAGGGCGAGGTCGTCACCGCGCCCGGCTGGGCCCCCGCTTACAAGCAATGGGCGGCCGCCGGATGGAACGCCATCGCCGCGCCTCAAGCCTATGGCGGCATGGGCTTGCCAACGCTTCTCGACACAGCCTGCACCGAAATCTGGAACGCCGCCAATATGGCGTTCAGCCTCTGCCCCTTGCTTACGCATGGCGCGATCGAGGCGCTCCATTCGCACGGCAGCGAGGAGCTTAAAGCGCTTTACCTCGAGAAGCTTGCGTCAGGCGAATGGACCGGCACGATGAACCTCACCGAGCCCCAGGCGGGGTCGGATCTCAGCGGATTGCGCACAAGAGTGGAGCGGCAAAGCGACGGAACTTATAAAATTTTCGGCTCAAAAATTTTCATCACCTACGGCGAGCACGATATGACCGACAATATCGTGCATTTCGTGCTGGCGCGCCTGCCGGATGCGCCGCCAGGGACGCGCGGCATTTCGCTGTTTCTCGTCCCGAAATTCTTGGTCGAGAATGATGGCTCGCAGGGCGCGCGCAATGATGTCGTTTGCGTCTCGCTCGAGCATAAACTCGGCATTCATGCCTCGCCGACCTGCACGATGATCTATGGCGAACGGAGCGGTGCAATCGGCTGGCTGGTCGGCGAGGAGAATAAGGGCCTTGCCTGCATGTTCACGATGATGAGCAATGCAAGGCTCAGCGTCGGCGTGCAGGGCGTCGCCATCGCTGAAAGGGCGTTCCAACAGGCCAAGGCCTATGCTCGCGAACGGCGCCAGGGCCGCGCTCTTGGCGACCACGCGGAGCCGTTGAGCCCAATCATCGCGCATCCCGACGTCGCCCGCATGCTCATGTCGATGAAGGCGATGACGGCGGCGGCGCGAGCGATTTGCTGCATGACGGCGCATGCGATCGATCTATCGCTTAGGGCGGGGGACGCGGAGCAACGCCGGATCGCGAGCGCGCGGGCGTCTTTGCTGACGCCGGTCGCCAAGGCTTTTTCCACCGATATCGGCAATGAGGTCGCCTCGCTCGGCGTCCAGGTCCATGGCGGCGTGGGCTTCATCGAAGAGACGGGCGCGGCGCAATTCATGCGCGACGCGCGGATCGCCGCCATTTACGAGGGAACCAACGGGATTCAGGCGATCGACCTCGCGCAACGTAAATTGCCTCTTCAAGGCGGCGAGGCGGCAAGCCGCGAGATTGCTGACATGCGCGCCGTGATCGCCGATATCGAAGCGACCAAGGCCGAGGCATTTGGAGCGATGGGGCGACGCCTTGAAGAAGCCGTCGACGCCTTGGAGCGCGCCACTGCTTTCATGCTCGCGGCGGGGAAAACCGCGCCGAACGACGCGCTCGCCGGAGCGACTCCTTACCTGCGTTTGTTTGGCCTTGCGCGTGGAGGCGCGGCGCTGGCGCGGGGTGCGCTCTCGGCGCATCGGCTCGCAGCGGAAAACAGCGATCCTGCGCTGGCGGCGCGGATAGCGACCGCGCGTTTCTTTGCGGAACATATTGCGAGTGGCGCGAGGGGGCTTGAACTTGCGGTGACGGAAGGGGCAGCTTCCGTTCACGCGGGGGCCTTCGCGCTCATGTGA
- a CDS encoding FMN-dependent NADH-azoreductase, producing MKLLHIDSSILGDYSVSRQLSAEIVAKLRQAIPNLAITYRDLAAEPTPHLSGSYLAAQQPAAGQHSAELQHDLAQSAKVMDEFLAADIVVIGAPMYNFTVSSLLKAWIDRILVAGKTFSYSEKGVEGLAAGKRVIIASSRGGVYSEGAPAAPAEHHETYLRSVLAFIGIQSIEIVRAEGLAIGPESKAKSIAAAQREIANLKAA from the coding sequence ATGAAACTTCTGCACATCGACTCCAGCATTTTGGGCGATTATTCGGTCAGCCGTCAGCTTTCCGCCGAAATCGTCGCCAAGCTTCGTCAAGCTATCCCGAACCTGGCAATAACCTACCGCGACCTCGCGGCCGAGCCGACCCCGCATCTCTCAGGCTCATACCTTGCCGCGCAGCAGCCGGCAGCTGGCCAGCACAGCGCCGAGCTTCAGCACGATCTTGCGCAAAGCGCCAAGGTTATGGATGAATTTCTTGCCGCCGACATCGTGGTCATTGGCGCGCCAATGTATAATTTCACGGTTTCAAGCCTCCTCAAGGCCTGGATCGACCGCATTCTCGTTGCGGGCAAGACCTTCAGCTATTCGGAAAAAGGGGTCGAGGGGCTAGCTGCCGGCAAAAGGGTGATCATCGCCTCCTCGCGCGGCGGCGTCTATTCCGAGGGCGCGCCCGCAGCGCCAGCCGAACACCATGAAACATATCTCAGGTCCGTACTCGCTTTCATCGGCATTCAGAGCATTGAGATTGTACGGGCCGAGGGCCTCGCCATCGGCCCGGAGTCAAAGGCGAAGTCCATTGCAGCCGCCCAACGAGAGATCGCCAATTTGAAGGCCGCGTAG
- a CDS encoding helix-turn-helix domain-containing protein → MEPGHTHVPSNCARVAPVLSRIGDKWTILVVMLLGDGPMRFNELRRRVGGISQRMLTLTVRAPERDGFVTRTVFLTIPPRVDYELTALGRSLQMPVQQLGIWTLQNISLIEEAQRRFDQAAGSAEPAARITLVE, encoded by the coding sequence TTGGAACCCGGTCACACGCATGTCCCCAGTAATTGCGCCCGCGTCGCGCCAGTTTTGTCGCGAATCGGCGACAAATGGACCATTTTGGTTGTGATGCTTTTGGGTGACGGCCCCATGCGATTCAATGAGTTGCGCCGACGCGTTGGAGGCATATCTCAACGCATGCTGACCTTGACCGTGCGCGCGCCGGAGCGCGATGGTTTCGTCACGCGTACGGTGTTCCTCACCATCCCGCCGCGCGTCGATTATGAGTTGACGGCGCTTGGGCGTTCGCTGCAAATGCCCGTTCAGCAGCTTGGAATTTGGACTTTGCAAAACATATCCTTGATCGAAGAGGCGCAGCGTCGCTTCGATCAAGCGGCAGGCTCCGCAGAGCCAGCCGCCCGCATAACTCTAGTCGAATGA
- a CDS encoding L-threonylcarbamoyladenylate synthase, giving the protein MKRDFAPASMPSARKIAADAEGITEAAAIIRGGGLVAFPTETVYGLGADATSEAAVARIYAAKGRPSFNPLIAHVANLADAEMQGRFTPEASRLAKLFWPGPLTLVLPLARSAAVCAAARANQNTVALRIPSHPVALSLIAAAGRPLAAPSANLSGRVSPVIAAHVAQDFGGAIDLILDGGPCSVGLESTIIACLDGSPRLLRPGGISREDIEAALGAKLAAPAQSGAIIAPGALASHYAPRASLRLNATSLKAGEAGLDFGARFPVGSHVRDLSHSGNLDEAAANVFALLRELDGLGLAAIAVAPIPESGLGEAINDRLKRAAAPRS; this is encoded by the coding sequence ATGAAAAGAGATTTTGCCCCTGCCTCGATGCCCTCGGCGCGCAAGATCGCAGCGGATGCGGAGGGAATCACCGAGGCTGCCGCGATCATCCGGGGCGGCGGTCTCGTCGCTTTCCCGACCGAGACAGTCTACGGCCTTGGCGCCGATGCAACCTCCGAGGCGGCGGTCGCCCGCATCTATGCGGCGAAGGGGCGACCCTCATTCAATCCGCTCATCGCCCATGTCGCAAATCTCGCCGACGCAGAGATGCAAGGCCGCTTCACGCCTGAGGCTTCGCGGCTCGCCAAATTGTTCTGGCCTGGGCCTTTGACGCTGGTTTTGCCCTTGGCGCGTTCCGCTGCTGTCTGCGCTGCGGCCCGCGCAAATCAAAACACCGTCGCTTTGCGCATCCCATCGCATCCGGTCGCGCTGAGCCTGATCGCCGCCGCAGGGCGCCCTCTCGCCGCGCCTTCCGCCAATCTTTCAGGACGGGTCAGTCCGGTGATCGCTGCCCATGTTGCGCAGGATTTTGGCGGCGCCATAGACCTCATTCTCGACGGCGGCCCCTGCTCCGTCGGACTTGAATCGACGATCATCGCCTGCCTCGACGGCTCCCCGCGTTTGCTGCGGCCCGGCGGAATTTCCCGCGAAGATATTGAAGCTGCGCTTGGAGCAAAACTCGCCGCTCCGGCGCAATCTGGGGCGATCATTGCGCCGGGCGCGCTCGCCTCGCATTACGCGCCGCGGGCCAGCCTCAGGCTCAATGCGACAAGCCTTAAGGCTGGCGAAGCTGGACTTGATTTCGGCGCACGCTTTCCTGTGGGGAGCCACGTGCGCGACCTCTCGCACAGCGGCAATCTCGACGAGGCGGCGGCGAATGTTTTTGCCCTCTTGCGCGAGCTCGATGGGCTTGGTCTGGCCGCTATCGCAGTAGCGCCGATTCCGGAAAGCGGCTTGGGCGAGGCGATCAACGACAGGCTGAAGCGCGCCGCCGCGCCGCGTTCCTGA
- a CDS encoding electron transfer flavoprotein-ubiquinone oxidoreductase yields the protein MAESGVKSQPRESMAFDVVIVGAGPAGLAAAIRMKQLAPELSVAVLEKGSELGAHVLSGAVIDPVALDRLLPDWREDKVPPLKTKVSDDRFYFLSAKGGVRLPNFIMPKLMSNEGNFIGSLGNVARWMGARAEALGVDIFPGFAGAEILHGDADEVLGVATGDMGLGRDGRPKDGFSRGMELRAKYTLIAEGAHGSLAKKLIAHYGLSRDREPQKYGLGLKELWQVDPALHRPGLVQHSFGWPLDNATGGGSFLYHFEDGLVAVGFVVHLNYSNPTLSPFEEFQRFKTHPMIAPVFKGARRVSYGARAITEGGWQSAPKLAFPGGALIGCSAGFVNLPRVKGSHNAIFSGMLAAEHVVAALREGRAHDQLASYEDAWRGSDIGRDLYKVRNVKPLWSKFGVLGGIGLGGLDMWANEIFGRSPFGTLRHGKPDYACLKPLAEVEPISYPKPDGKLTFDRLSSVFISNTNHAEDQPVHLRLKDSSIPIAQNLPIYGEPARLYCPAAVYEVVYGDEANKTDPRFVINAQNCVHCKTCDIKDPAQNIDWEPPEGGGGPNYPNM from the coding sequence ATGGCGGAGTCAGGGGTAAAATCGCAGCCGCGCGAGAGCATGGCTTTTGACGTGGTTATCGTCGGAGCGGGGCCTGCCGGACTCGCCGCCGCGATCCGGATGAAACAGCTGGCGCCCGAGCTTTCGGTCGCGGTGCTTGAAAAAGGCTCAGAACTCGGCGCGCATGTTCTGTCCGGCGCGGTTATCGATCCAGTCGCGCTCGACCGCCTACTGCCGGACTGGAGGGAGGACAAGGTGCCGCCTTTGAAAACGAAGGTGAGCGACGACCGATTCTACTTCCTCAGCGCCAAGGGCGGCGTTCGGCTGCCCAATTTCATCATGCCGAAATTGATGAGCAATGAGGGCAATTTCATCGGCTCGCTTGGCAATGTGGCGCGTTGGATGGGCGCCCGGGCGGAGGCTTTGGGCGTCGACATTTTTCCGGGTTTCGCCGGCGCCGAGATTCTCCATGGCGATGCCGACGAAGTTTTGGGAGTCGCCACCGGCGATATGGGCCTGGGGCGAGACGGACGTCCGAAAGATGGATTTTCGCGCGGCATGGAGCTGCGCGCTAAATATACCTTGATCGCCGAAGGGGCGCATGGGTCGCTCGCCAAGAAGCTTATCGCTCATTACGGGCTTTCCAGAGACCGCGAGCCGCAAAAATACGGGCTGGGGCTGAAAGAGCTATGGCAAGTCGATCCGGCGCTGCATCGGCCTGGCCTCGTGCAGCATTCCTTCGGCTGGCCGCTCGACAACGCCACCGGCGGCGGTTCATTTCTCTATCATTTCGAAGACGGACTCGTGGCGGTCGGCTTCGTGGTGCATCTGAATTACTCGAACCCGACTTTATCGCCTTTCGAGGAGTTTCAGCGCTTCAAGACCCACCCGATGATCGCTCCGGTTTTCAAGGGCGCCCGGCGAGTCTCTTATGGCGCAAGGGCGATCACGGAAGGCGGTTGGCAGTCCGCGCCAAAACTCGCTTTTCCGGGCGGCGCATTGATCGGCTGCTCTGCCGGCTTCGTCAATCTGCCCCGTGTAAAAGGATCGCATAATGCGATCTTCTCGGGGATGCTCGCGGCCGAGCATGTCGTTGCGGCGCTCAGAGAGGGGCGGGCTCATGACCAGCTGGCGTCTTACGAGGACGCCTGGCGCGGCTCGGACATTGGCCGCGACCTATACAAGGTTCGCAACGTCAAGCCGCTGTGGTCGAAGTTCGGCGTATTGGGAGGCATCGGCTTGGGCGGCCTCGATATGTGGGCCAACGAAATTTTCGGCCGCTCCCCGTTTGGCACCTTGCGCCATGGCAAACCGGATTATGCTTGTCTGAAACCGCTGGCGGAGGTCGAGCCCATTTCCTACCCAAAGCCCGACGGAAAACTGACCTTCGACAGACTTTCCTCAGTGTTCATCTCCAACACCAATCATGCGGAAGATCAGCCGGTCCATCTGCGTTTGAAGGACTCTTCGATCCCGATTGCTCAAAATCTCCCGATTTATGGCGAGCCGGCGCGGCTCTATTGTCCGGCCGCCGTCTATGAGGTCGTTTACGGCGACGAGGCGAACAAAACCGATCCGCGCTTTGTCATCAACGCGCAGAACTGCGTGCATTGCAAAACCTGCGATATCAAGGATCCGGCGCAGAACATAGATTGGGAGCCGCCCGAAGGTGGCGGCGGCCCGAACTATCCGAACATGTAG
- a CDS encoding uracil-DNA glycosylase family protein produces the protein MADSLIGLLRWYADMGVDIALDAEPHDRLAEAQAIVQRSEAPPSPPSVAQAPRAPSETPTPTPVSRDKAVTTPAPALALEQSARDDAASAQSLEDLREKLLKFEGCGLKATATQLVFGDGDPNAEVMFVGEAPGADEDRQGIPFVGRAGQLLNKMIESIGLERSKVYIANVVPWRPPGNRTPTPLETAMCLPFIRRQIELVGPKIVVCLGAPSAQTLLGSKEGIMRLRGRWFDFVVGDQTIKAIAMLHPAYLLRQPGHKKLAWHDLRLLAKEIARLHAASPRDSA, from the coding sequence GTGGCGGACAGTTTAATCGGACTTTTGCGCTGGTATGCGGATATGGGCGTCGATATCGCGCTCGATGCGGAGCCGCATGACCGATTGGCCGAAGCGCAGGCGATTGTTCAGCGGAGTGAGGCGCCGCCTTCTCCGCCCAGCGTCGCGCAGGCCCCTCGCGCGCCAAGCGAGACGCCAACTCCGACGCCGGTCTCGCGCGACAAAGCCGTGACAACCCCGGCTCCGGCTCTCGCCTTGGAGCAGAGCGCGCGGGACGACGCGGCGAGCGCCCAGAGCCTGGAGGATTTGCGCGAAAAACTGCTGAAATTCGAAGGATGCGGCCTCAAAGCGACGGCGACCCAGCTCGTCTTTGGCGATGGCGATCCCAATGCTGAAGTCATGTTCGTCGGCGAGGCGCCAGGCGCCGACGAAGACCGGCAAGGCATCCCTTTTGTCGGCCGGGCGGGTCAATTGCTCAATAAAATGATCGAGTCGATCGGGCTAGAACGCAGCAAAGTCTATATCGCCAACGTCGTGCCGTGGCGCCCGCCCGGCAATCGCACGCCAACGCCGCTGGAGACCGCGATGTGCCTGCCCTTCATACGTCGGCAGATCGAGCTCGTTGGACCAAAAATTGTCGTTTGCCTTGGCGCTCCGTCGGCGCAGACCCTGCTTGGCTCGAAGGAGGGCATCATGCGTCTGCGCGGACGCTGGTTTGATTTTGTCGTGGGGGATCAGACAATCAAGGCAATCGCCATGCTGCATCCGGCCTATCTTTTGCGCCAGCCGGGACACAAGAAGCTGGCCTGGCATGATCTTCGGCTGCTCGCCAAAGAAATTGCTCGCCTTCATGCGGCCTCGCCTCGAGATTCAGCTTGA